From a single Nocardioides panacis genomic region:
- a CDS encoding AAA family ATPase, translating to MDPVRNPYAPGAGQRPPELAGRDRQLQQFEVTLERVAAGRPERSMVLSGLRGVGKTVLLNALRGQAVKRAWGTGKFEARPDQSLRLPLAQAVHAAVREVAHRHRDPDRVDTVAGVVKSFALRTPLPDRKKVRWQPPTDVPAMKGRADSGDLELDLIELFTDVADLARDLGVGIGIFVDEMQDISTDELAALCGACHEISQQGAPLVVVGAGLPHLPVALAASKSYAERLFRYVVVDRLPREMADRALLVPAGTEDVDYTAEALDELYLLTDGYPYFVQAYGKVTWDAALTSPIEVADVREAAPEAEGELAVGFFGARYDRATPAERDYMRAMADLAAHHDDGPVPTSDIAQALGRKPQSLSPARDGLIKKGLVYSSERGTVAFTVPHFGKFLRGQRG from the coding sequence GTGGACCCCGTCAGGAACCCCTACGCCCCCGGCGCCGGCCAGCGCCCGCCCGAGCTCGCCGGCCGGGACCGGCAGCTCCAGCAGTTCGAGGTCACCCTCGAGCGGGTCGCCGCCGGGCGCCCCGAGCGGTCGATGGTGCTCTCCGGCCTGCGCGGCGTCGGCAAGACCGTGCTGCTCAACGCGCTGCGCGGGCAGGCGGTGAAGCGGGCGTGGGGGACCGGCAAGTTCGAGGCCCGCCCCGACCAGTCGCTGCGGCTGCCGCTCGCCCAGGCCGTGCACGCCGCGGTCCGCGAGGTCGCGCACCGGCACCGCGACCCGGACCGGGTGGACACCGTCGCCGGCGTGGTCAAGTCCTTCGCGCTGCGCACCCCGCTGCCGGACCGCAAGAAGGTGCGCTGGCAGCCGCCGACCGACGTGCCGGCGATGAAGGGCCGGGCGGACTCCGGCGACCTCGAGCTGGACCTCATCGAGCTGTTCACCGACGTCGCCGACCTGGCCCGCGACCTCGGGGTGGGCATCGGGATCTTCGTCGACGAGATGCAGGACATCTCCACCGACGAGCTCGCCGCGCTGTGCGGCGCGTGCCACGAGATCAGCCAGCAGGGCGCGCCGCTGGTGGTGGTCGGGGCCGGGCTGCCGCACCTGCCGGTCGCGCTGGCGGCCAGCAAGTCCTACGCCGAGCGGCTCTTCCGGTACGTCGTCGTGGACCGGCTGCCGCGCGAGATGGCGGACCGGGCGCTGCTCGTGCCGGCCGGTACCGAGGACGTCGACTACACCGCCGAGGCGCTCGACGAGCTCTACCTGCTCACCGACGGCTACCCCTACTTCGTGCAGGCCTACGGCAAGGTCACCTGGGACGCCGCGCTGACCAGCCCGATCGAGGTGGCCGACGTCCGCGAGGCGGCGCCGGAGGCCGAGGGCGAGCTGGCCGTCGGGTTCTTCGGGGCCCGCTACGACCGGGCCACGCCCGCCGAGCGCGACTACATGCGGGCGATGGCCGACCTGGCCGCGCACCACGACGACGGCCCGGTGCCCACCTCCGACATCGCGCAGGCGCTGGGCCGCAAGCCGCAGAGCCTCTCCCCGGCCCGGGACGGCCTGATCAAGAAGGGCCTGGTGTACTCCAGCGAGCGCGGCACCGTCGCGTTCACCGTGCCGCACTTCGGCAAGTTCCTGCGCGGCCAGCGCGGCTGA